From a region of the Balaenoptera ricei isolate mBalRic1 chromosome 11, mBalRic1.hap2, whole genome shotgun sequence genome:
- the LOC132375374 gene encoding nucleophosmin-like, translated as MEDSMDMDMSPLRPQNYLFGCELKADKDYHFKVDNDENEHQLSLRTVSLGAGAKDELHIVEAEAMNYEGSPIKVTLATLKMSVQPTVSLGGFEITPPVVLRLKCGSGPVHISGQHLVAVEEDAESEDEEEEDVKLLSISGKRSAPGSGSKVPQCVSNYFFKKKVKLAADEDDDDDDDDDDDDEDDDDDDFDDEETEEKAPVKKSVQDTPAKNAQKSNQNGKDSKPSTPRSKGQESFKKQEKTPKTPKGPSSVEDIKAKMQASIEKGGSLPKVEAKFINYVKNCFWMTDQEAIQDLWQWRKSL; from the coding sequence ATGGAAGATTCGATGGACATGGACATGAGCCCACTGAGGCCCCAGAACTATCTTTTCGGTTGTGAACTAAAGGCCGACAAAGATTATCACTTTAAGGTGGATAATGATGAAAATGAGCACCAGTTATCTTTAAGAACGGTCAGTTTAGGGGCTGGCGCAAAGGATGAATTGCACATTGTCGAAGCAGAGGCGATGAATTATGAAGGCAGTCCAATTAAAGTAACACTGGCAACTTTGAAAATGTCTGTGCAGCCAACGGTTTCCCTTGGGGGCTTTGAAATAACACCACCTGTGGTCTTACGGTTGAAGTGTGGTTCAGGGCCTGTGCATATTAGTGGACAGCACTTAGTAGCTGTGGAGGAAGATGCAGAGTCagaagatgaagaggaggaggatgtgaAACTCCTAAGTATATCTGGAAAGCGTTCTGCCCCTGGAAGTGGTAGCAAGGTTCCACAGTGTGtgtccaattatttttttaagaaaaaagtaaaacttgctgctgatgaagatgatgatgatgatgatgacgacgacgatgatgatgaagatgatgatgatgatgactttgatgatgaggaaactgaagaaaaagCTCCAGTAAAGAAATCTGTACAAGATACTCCAGCcaaaaatgcacaaaaatcaaaccagaatggaaaagactcAAAACCATCAACACCAAGATCAAAAGGTCAAGAATCcttcaaaaaacaggaaaaaactcCTAAAACACCGAAAGGACCTAGCTCTGTAGAAGACATTAAAGCAAAAATGCAAGCAAGTATAGAAAAAGGTGGTTCCCTTCCCAAAGTGGAAGCCAAATTCATCAATTATGTGAAGAATTGTTTCTGGATGACTGACCAGGAGGCTATTCAAGATCTCTGGCAGTGGAGGAAGTCTCtttaa
- the NQO2 gene encoding ribosyldihydronicotinamide dehydrogenase [quinone] isoform X2, giving the protein MAGKKVLIVYAHQEPRSFNGSLKDVAVAELSRQGCTITVSDLYAMDFEPRATRKDITGALSSPDFFSYGVEAYEACKKRSLTSDIIAEQKKVQEADLVMFQFPLYWFSVPAVLKGWMDRVLCQGFAFDLPGFYDDGLLKGKLAILSLTTGGTADMYWKTGASGDFRYFLWPLQHGTLHFCGFKVLAPHISFAPEFASEEERRGMVASWAQRLKTIWKEEPIPCWPPWYFGQ; this is encoded by the exons ATGGCAG GTAAGAAAGTGCTCATCGTCTACGCGCACCAAGAGCCCAGGTCTTTCAACGGGTCCTTGAAGGACGTGGCGGTGGCTGAACTGAGCCGGCAGGGCTGCACCATCACCGTTTCTGATCTCTATGCCATGGACTTTGAGCCGAGGGCCACAAGGAAAGATATCACCG GTGCCCTCTCCAGCCCCGACTTCTTCAGCTACGGTGTGGAAGCGTACGAGGCCTGCAAGAAGAGGTCTCTGACCAGCGACATAATCGCGGAGCAGAAAAAGGTTCAGGAGGCCGACCTAGTGATGTTTCAG TTCCCGCTGTACTGGTTCAGCGTGCCGGCCGTCCTCAAGGGCTGGATGGACAGGGTGCTGTGCCAGGGCTTCGCCTTCGACCTCCCGGGCTTCTACGACGACGGCCTCCTCAAG GGTAAACTGGCCATCCTGTCCTTAACCACGGGCGGCACGGCCGACATGTACTGGAAAACTGGAGCCAGCGGAGACTTCCGATACTTCCTGTGGCCCCTCCAG CACGGCACGCTGCACTTCTGTGGATTTAAAGTCCTTGCCCCTCATATCAGTTTTGCTCCTGAATTTGcatcagaagaagaaagaagggggATGGTGGCCTCCTGGGCGCAGAGGCTGAAGACCATCTGGAAGGAGGAGCCCATCCCCTGCTGGCCCCCCTGGTACTTCGGGCAGTGA
- the NQO2 gene encoding ribosyldihydronicotinamide dehydrogenase [quinone] isoform X1: protein MAGKKVLIVYAHQEPRSFNGSLKDVAVAELSRQGCTITVSDLYAMDFEPRATRKDITGALSSPDFFSYGVEAYEACKKRSLTSDIIAEQKKVQEADLVMFQGFCGDRSGLQGDGAAGVWNLRSRLLRTYPSPTPRCVSHPRAGKRADSFPHPRSGPVAGAQHLPARSVSGKQSGTVTGDAAPAVTATSTLSALPAPPAVTATPRASEKGEKPPRRVADTCLPGPGRRLPRTPGRERGSGPSAPCLPLPQFPLYWFSVPAVLKGWMDRVLCQGFAFDLPGFYDDGLLKGKLAILSLTTGGTADMYWKTGASGDFRYFLWPLQHGTLHFCGFKVLAPHISFAPEFASEEERRGMVASWAQRLKTIWKEEPIPCWPPWYFGQ, encoded by the exons ATGGCAG GTAAGAAAGTGCTCATCGTCTACGCGCACCAAGAGCCCAGGTCTTTCAACGGGTCCTTGAAGGACGTGGCGGTGGCTGAACTGAGCCGGCAGGGCTGCACCATCACCGTTTCTGATCTCTATGCCATGGACTTTGAGCCGAGGGCCACAAGGAAAGATATCACCG GTGCCCTCTCCAGCCCCGACTTCTTCAGCTACGGTGTGGAAGCGTACGAGGCCTGCAAGAAGAGGTCTCTGACCAGCGACATAATCGCGGAGCAGAAAAAGGTTCAGGAGGCCGACCTAGTGATGTTTCAG GGCTTCTGTGGGGACCGGAGTGGACTCCAGGGAGACGGTGCTGCTGGTGTGTGGAATCTGAGGAGCAGACTTCTCAGAACCTACCCCAGCCCGACTCCCAGATGCGTGTCTCACCCCCGGGCGGGGAAACGGGCAGACTCTTTCCCACACCCTCGCTCTGGCCCCGTGGCTGGGGCTCAGCACCTCCCGGCCCGCTCAGTCAGCGGCAAGCAGTCGGGGACCGTCACGGGGGACGCAGCGCCAGCTGTGACAGCGACCAGCACGCTGTCGGCCCTGCCCGCCCCGCCGGCCGTCACCGCCACACCGCGCGCCTCAGAGAAGGGGGAGAAGCCTCCCCGTCGTGTTGCGGACACCTGCCTGCCGGGCCCGGGGAGGAGGCTTCCCCGAACGCCAGGCAGGGAGCGCGGAAGCGGCCCCAGCgctccctgcctgcccctcccgCAGTTCCCGCTGTACTGGTTCAGCGTGCCGGCCGTCCTCAAGGGCTGGATGGACAGGGTGCTGTGCCAGGGCTTCGCCTTCGACCTCCCGGGCTTCTACGACGACGGCCTCCTCAAG GGTAAACTGGCCATCCTGTCCTTAACCACGGGCGGCACGGCCGACATGTACTGGAAAACTGGAGCCAGCGGAGACTTCCGATACTTCCTGTGGCCCCTCCAG CACGGCACGCTGCACTTCTGTGGATTTAAAGTCCTTGCCCCTCATATCAGTTTTGCTCCTGAATTTGcatcagaagaagaaagaagggggATGGTGGCCTCCTGGGCGCAGAGGCTGAAGACCATCTGGAAGGAGGAGCCCATCCCCTGCTGGCCCCCCTGGTACTTCGGGCAGTGA